GTTAAAATCTTTTCCAGGACCATAAGAAGCTAAAAACCATAAAATAACCGAAATAGCCAAAATGATTTTACCGGCACCAACAACAAATGCCTTTGTTTTCTCAACCACATTGATTCCGACATTTTTTAAAAGAGGCAATTTATAACTTGGCATTTCGACTACGAAATAGGTTTTTGAGTCCAATTTTAAAACTTTATTTAGAATATAAGCTGATAAAATTGCAGTTCCAAATCCTAAAACATAAAGAAACATCAGGGTTAAGCCCTGAAGATTTAAAATTCCAAAAATACGTGTACTTGGAATTACCAGCGAAATAATAATGGCATAAACAGGTAATCTTGCCGAACAAGTCGTGAAAGGTGTTACTAAGATCGTAATTAGGCGTTCTTTCCAGTTTTCAATATTTCGGGTTGCCATAATCGCCGGAATGGCACAGGCAGTTCCTGAAATTAAAGGCACAACACTTTTACCTGAAAGTCCAAATTTGCGCATGATTTTATCCATTAAAAAAACAACACGGCTCATATAACCGCTTTCTTCCAGAATGGAAATAAACAAAAACAAAAAGGCAATTTGAGGAATAAATATAATGACACCGCCAATTCCCGGGATAATTCCCTGCGAAATTAAATCGGTTAATATACCGCTTGGTAATGTTTCAGCAGCCCATGCGCTTAATGAAGCAAAAGTACCGTCAATAAAATCCATTGGAATTGTTGACCAGCTAAAAATCGATTGGAATATCAGAAATAAAATGGCAAAGAAAATAACGTAACCCCAAACTTTATGCGTTAATACTCGATCTAGTCTGGCACGAACGTCTTTTGCCATTGAGGCATCAACTTTTAAACCTTCTTTCAGAACATCATTTATAAACTGATAACGTTTGATAGTTTCCTTTTGCTGCAAACGTTTTAATTCTGAATGCGATTTGGTAAAAGTAGTTCTGATTTCATTTCGATCTAAATTCGAAAAGTTAACGTCTTGCGTAATTACAAGCCATAATTTGTATAAAAGCTGATTCGGAAAAGCATGTTGAAGCTTTTCAAAATACTGTTCGTCTATTACCGAAGCATTTAAGCAAGGTTCATGCGGAATCGTTTTATAAGATACAATCAGATCTTTTAATTGTTCGATTCCTAGTCCTTTACGCGAGCTTACAAGAGCAATTTTAGTTTTAAGTTTTTCTTCCAAATACGGAATATCCAAAGTAATTCCTTTACGCTCCATGCGATCAGACATATTGATGACTAAAATTGTCGGAATTTCAAGGTCTTTTATCTGAGTGTAAATCAGCAGGTTTCTTTTCAGATTTTCAACATCTGTCACAACAACTGCTACATCGGGATATAATTTGTCATTTTTGTTCAGTAAAAGTTCAATTACCACACTTTCATCCATTGAACTGGCATTCAAACTATACGTTCCGGGTAAATCCAGGATGTTGGCTTTAATGTTGTGGGGTAATTTACAGAAACCTATTTTTTTCTCTACTGTAATTCCGGGATAATTCCCAACTTGTTGATTTAAACCTGTAAGCTGATTAAATACAGAAGTTTTTCCGGTATTCGGATTCCCAATCAGGGCAACGTTGATATTCTGAATACTCATTACAAATTGTTTTTGATAAGTTCAACTTCAATTTCACGAGCAGTTTCTATGCGAATAGCAACATGTGAGCCATTAATGTCTAAATATAAAGGATCTCCAAAAGGAGCAATTTGAAGTAATTCGACCAAGCTGCCTGGCAAACAACCCATTTCTAATAACTTTAGAGGAATAAGATCGATATCAAAATCTTTGATAATGGCTTTTTCGCCTTTTTTCAGAGTGTGAATTGTATTTTGCAAGCTTATTTAGATTGAATTTAGATTGCAAAAATAGGCAATTATTCTTTATTTCAAGGCATTTAACACTTTTGAATATGCTAAATCTTTCTAAAAATAAGGGATTTTACTCTTTACATAAGAAATCG
The sequence above is drawn from the Flavobacterium sp. N2038 genome and encodes:
- the feoB gene encoding ferrous iron transport protein B is translated as MSIQNINVALIGNPNTGKTSVFNQLTGLNQQVGNYPGITVEKKIGFCKLPHNIKANILDLPGTYSLNASSMDESVVIELLLNKNDKLYPDVAVVVTDVENLKRNLLIYTQIKDLEIPTILVINMSDRMERKGITLDIPYLEEKLKTKIALVSSRKGLGIEQLKDLIVSYKTIPHEPCLNASVIDEQYFEKLQHAFPNQLLYKLWLVITQDVNFSNLDRNEIRTTFTKSHSELKRLQQKETIKRYQFINDVLKEGLKVDASMAKDVRARLDRVLTHKVWGYVIFFAILFLIFQSIFSWSTIPMDFIDGTFASLSAWAAETLPSGILTDLISQGIIPGIGGVIIFIPQIAFLFLFISILEESGYMSRVVFLMDKIMRKFGLSGKSVVPLISGTACAIPAIMATRNIENWKERLITILVTPFTTCSARLPVYAIIISLVIPSTRIFGILNLQGLTLMFLYVLGFGTAILSAYILNKVLKLDSKTYFVVEMPSYKLPLLKNVGINVVEKTKAFVVGAGKIILAISVILWFLASYGPGKDFNEAETIVKEKFADTKIDEAQFENEVASQKLENSYIGLMGRAIEPAIAPLGYDWKIGIALISSFAAREVFVGTLATIYSVGDSDNETTIKSKMQQEIHPENGQKVFNFATGISLLLFYAFAMQCASTLAITKKETNSWKWPAMQLVLMSGLAYFTALLAYQFLK
- a CDS encoding FeoA family protein, translating into MQNTIHTLKKGEKAIIKDFDIDLIPLKLLEMGCLPGSLVELLQIAPFGDPLYLDINGSHVAIRIETAREIEVELIKNNL